Genomic window (Arcobacter aquimarinus):
CTTCAACATACAATAAAACCATGTGAGCATCTCTTTGTCCTTTTACATTTACAACTGCAAAATAAAGATTTTCTTTTTTTATTCCTAATTCTAAAAGAGTGAAATATTTTGCAATTGCATAATCTTCACAATCTCCATGACCTTGAAGTAAAAACTCTTTAGGTGTTGCCCAATAGTCAATTGATGAAGTAGTAGAAATATCATGAGCTGGTAAAATTTTATTTATAAATGAATTTATATGAGATAATTTTCTAATTAACTCATAATTTTTTACTTTTGTTTTTAAGCTTTGATATTTTTCTAATCTATTAAGAATAAAAGATTTCTTAGTTGAATTATTTATATAAGCTAAATCTTTTTGATTTAGTTCAAATTCATAAGAAAACAGTGGCGTTGAAATTATAAAGATAAGTAAAATTAGTTGTTTCATAGGTTATAATAGCATCTAAAATTTGAAATAAGGATTAATTCATGATAAAAGATATTATAGAAAATGAAGAGTATAAAGTATTAGTAGAAAAACAAATAAAAGAGAA
Coding sequences:
- a CDS encoding transglutaminase-like cysteine peptidase; amino-acid sequence: MKQLILLIFIISTPLFSYEFELNQKDLAYINNSTKKSFILNRLEKYQSLKTKVKNYELIRKLSHINSFINKILPAHDISTTSSIDYWATPKEFLLQGHGDCEDYAIAKYFTLLELGIKKENLYFAVVNVKGQRDAHMVLLYVEDKKSSPLVLDNLSSKVIALTKRPKLIPKFAFNEIDSYKFTPNKFTQKIDINWGKDNKWEKLLNRVYTLKE